From the Chloroflexota bacterium genome, one window contains:
- a CDS encoding sugar phosphate isomerase/epimerase produces the protein MADIRVGYHTITWGMDGFELALDEIAGLGFKGFETFAAVVDTYGSRVSEFQDLIAQRGLELVTVYGGGPMNESHRMDEMVARNVGFAKFLAAHGADRLVLGGGSRAPGGPSDEELLNQAHCMDEIGRRCLDYGVLACYHPHYATTVETEEEIDIMMDYTDPRYVFLCPDTAHLRKGGGDEVSVVRAYADRVKYVHLKDWDPQAFADSQTEPAQGADAATAILPDFVELGTGVVHVKDCVQELQESGYAGWLMIELDRSRSTPKDSAATNKAFVEQELNLPVG, from the coding sequence ATGGCAGACATTCGGGTCGGATACCATACAATCACTTGGGGCATGGATGGCTTCGAACTGGCGTTGGACGAGATTGCCGGGCTGGGTTTCAAGGGCTTTGAGACCTTCGCGGCGGTGGTGGACACGTACGGCAGTAGGGTCAGCGAGTTTCAAGACCTCATAGCGCAACGGGGTCTAGAGCTTGTCACCGTCTATGGCGGCGGCCCTATGAATGAATCCCACCGCATGGACGAAATGGTTGCCCGCAACGTGGGCTTTGCCAAATTCCTGGCGGCTCATGGGGCTGACCGGCTGGTCTTGGGCGGCGGTTCGCGCGCGCCGGGCGGCCCATCCGACGAAGAGCTGCTCAACCAGGCCCACTGCATGGACGAGATCGGCCGCCGCTGCCTGGACTACGGCGTGCTGGCCTGCTACCACCCGCACTACGCCACCACAGTGGAAACGGAGGAAGAGATCGACATCATGATGGACTACACCGACCCGCGCTACGTCTTCCTCTGCCCGGACACCGCGCACCTGCGCAAAGGCGGCGGCGATGAGGTGTCAGTAGTGCGGGCCTATGCCGACCGCGTGAAGTACGTGCACCTGAAGGATTGGGATCCACAGGCATTTGCCGATTCGCAGACCGAGCCGGCCCAGGGCGCCGATGCGGCAACCGCTATCTTGCCCGACTTCGTGGAACTCGGCACCGGCGTGGTGCACGTGAAAGATTGCGTCCAGGAGCTTCAGGAGAGCGGTTACGCCGGCTGGCTCATGATCGAGCTCGACCGCTCTCGCTCCACACCCAAGGACAGCGCCGCGACGAATAAAGCCTTCGTCGAACAGGAGTTGAACCTGCCGGTGGGGTAG
- a CDS encoding ImmA/IrrE family metallo-endopeptidase, with translation MTDYVSGVNPDVLRWARESSGFSLQEVARFLKKEEAAVIQWETGEASPTYVQLEKLAYNLYRRPVAVFFFPEPPLEPDATESFRTLPEFEIANLIPDTKHALREAQAMQMALRELSGGQNTSEKQLLKDVHVDPSDDIPSIAKFVRRYLEIPLYQQEKWRSADKALHEWREAVEDSGIYVFKRSFKQSDVSGFCLQDDEFPIIYLNNSAAKYRQIFSLFHELAHVLLQTSGVTKLNDRYVAQLSGEAQDIEVFCNRFASEFLIPSTDFNSRLKEDETPEETAERLSEHYKVSREVVLRRLLDKGTIDESYYHGRVAEWNERFEVNRREQKGGGNYYNNQVTYLGRKFLTLAFSRFHSGHVSFDELAGYLNVKPKSIPDLEKQVLGSISSR, from the coding sequence ATGACAGACTATGTATCAGGTGTCAATCCTGACGTGCTGCGTTGGGCTAGAGAGAGTTCTGGCTTCTCTTTACAGGAAGTTGCTAGATTCCTGAAAAAAGAGGAGGCAGCAGTTATTCAATGGGAAACCGGCGAAGCTAGTCCAACATATGTCCAGCTTGAGAAGCTCGCGTACAATCTATACAGGCGACCGGTCGCCGTGTTCTTTTTCCCAGAACCTCCGCTGGAACCAGATGCCACAGAGTCATTTCGAACCCTTCCTGAGTTTGAAATTGCCAATCTGATCCCTGATACAAAACATGCCTTGCGGGAGGCTCAAGCCATGCAGATGGCTCTGCGGGAACTCTCTGGCGGGCAGAACACAAGCGAAAAACAGCTCCTAAAAGATGTTCACGTTGATCCTAGTGATGACATACCCTCAATTGCTAAATTTGTGAGAAGGTACCTAGAAATACCACTCTACCAGCAAGAGAAGTGGAGAAGCGCGGACAAAGCACTGCATGAATGGCGTGAGGCCGTGGAAGACAGTGGCATATACGTTTTCAAGAGATCTTTCAAGCAAAGTGATGTCTCAGGTTTCTGCTTGCAGGATGACGAATTCCCGATAATCTACCTAAACAACAGCGCAGCCAAGTATCGCCAAATCTTTAGCCTATTTCACGAATTAGCACACGTACTCCTACAGACGTCAGGTGTGACGAAGTTGAATGACCGTTATGTCGCTCAACTCTCAGGAGAAGCCCAAGACATAGAGGTATTCTGTAACAGGTTTGCAAGTGAGTTTCTGATTCCGTCTACTGACTTCAACAGTAGACTTAAGGAAGATGAGACTCCAGAGGAAACTGCAGAAAGGTTGTCTGAGCACTACAAAGTCAGCCGGGAAGTAGTGTTGAGAAGGCTCTTGGACAAAGGGACAATTGATGAGAGCTATTACCATGGCAGAGTCGCCGAATGGAACGAGAGATTCGAGGTGAATCGGCGGGAGCAAAAGGGAGGGGGTAACTATTACAACAATCAAGTGACATATCTGGGCAGGAAATTCCTTACCCTTGCG